A region from the Aegilops tauschii subsp. strangulata cultivar AL8/78 chromosome 5, Aet v6.0, whole genome shotgun sequence genome encodes:
- the LOC109765400 gene encoding protein WRKY1 — MDGMVESNREAVQSCHKVLDLLSNPHGQLVPHKDLVEATGAAVAKFGSLASKISSGNGRQGHARFRQRIKKPMPLFDSNLFRDSPASASAADAAAAAPKTSSPGPSTGLQLFPRYQQMEASSSKDPVRIPAAQFPQRMVVENPSVGSNGPPLQLVQPVSVAPPAGTPAPALPAAHLHFIQQQQSYQRFQLMHQMKLQSEMMKRGGHGDHQGGSTGAGKGVNLKFDGSNCTGSSSRSFLTSLSMEGSMASLDGSRSSRPFQLVSGSQTSSTPELGLMQQRRRCAGKEDGSGRCATGSRCHCAKKRKLRIRRSIKVPAISNKVADIPADEFSWRKYGQKPIKGSPHPRGYYKCSSVRGCPARKHVERCVDDPAMLIVTYEGDHNHNRAAAAQPQPA; from the exons ATGGATGGCATGGTGGAATCCAACAGGGAGGCGGTGCAGAGCTGCCACAAGGTGCTGGACCTCCTCTCCAACCCCCATGGCCAGCTCGTTCCCCACAAGGACCTCGTGGAGGCCACGGGCGCCGCCGTCGCCAAGTTCGGCTCCCTAGCTTCCAAGATCAGCAGCGGCAATGGCCGACAGGGCCATGCTAGGTTCAGACAAAGGATCAAGAAGCCCATGCCTCTCTTTGACAGCAACCTCTTCCGGGACAGCCCCGCATCGGCATCGGCTGCCGATGCTGCTGCCGCTGCACCCAAGACGTCCAGTCCTGGCCCGAGCACCGGTCTCCAGCTGTTTCCGAGGTACCAGCAGATGGAGGCCTCCTCCTCCAAGGACCCTGTCAGGATCCCAGCAGCCCAGTTCCCCCAGAGGATGGTTGTGGAGAACCCGTCGGTCGGTTCGAACGGGCCGCCGCTCCAGCTCGTCCAGCCGGTGTCTGTCGCGCCCCCGGCGGGGACGCCGGCACCGGCATTGCCGGCAGCGCATCTCCATTTCATCCAGCAGCAGCAGAGCTACCAGAGGTTCCAGCTCATGCATCAGATGAAGCTGCAGAGCGAGATGATGAAGAGGGGCGGCCATGGTGATCATCAGGGTGGCAGCACTGGTGCTGGCAAGGGTGTCAACCTCAAGTTTGATGGCTCTAACTGTACGGGCTCATCCTCCCGTTCGTTCCTGACATCTCTGAGCATGGAGGGGAGCATGGCGAGCTTGGACGGTAGCCGCTCCAGCCGTCCCTTCCAGCTAGTTAGTGGCTCGCAGACGTCGAGCACCCCGGAGTTGGGCCTCatgcagcagaggaggaggtgcGCCGGCAAGGAGGATGGGAGTGGACGCTGTGCAACTGGGAGCAGGTGTCACTGTGCAAAGAAAAG GAAACTAAGGATAAGGAGGTCTATCAAAGTCCCTGCAATCAGCAATAAGGTCGCCGACATCCCGGCTGATGAATTCTCGTGGCGGAAGTATGGCCAGAAGCCAATAAAGGGATCCCCGCATCCTAG GGGTTACTACAAGTGTAGCAGCGTGAGGGGCTGCCCAGCGAGGAAGCATGTCGAGAGGTGCGTCGACGACCCCGCGATGTTGATCGTTACCTACGAAGGCGATCACAACCACAACCGAGCTGCGGCAGCCCAGCCACAGCCAGCCTGA